In the genome of Arachis hypogaea cultivar Tifrunner chromosome 9, arahy.Tifrunner.gnm2.J5K5, whole genome shotgun sequence, the window AGGGAATTGGTTCTATCTGCGCAAAGCATGGCATTTCTTAAAAAAGAATTCTCCTTTTACATAGAATGAGAATGTCACATTAAATGACAAACTAATCAGAGGTTTTTGGAACATAAAATATTGTAATTAATTAGTGTGCTTCTCTCTTATTTGGAGAGTAATAAGTGTCCTGTACATATGAAAAGAATAATCCTTTGCAATTGATAGTTGCTACTAGACTTCTTAGtttcattgaaaattcagaataTACAGCACAATATTAATTCTGGTCGTGCTACTCTATTATTGTGTAGGCTGCATTTCGAAGAATAGAGTGAGTCATTGTTACGGAACCAGCCTGCGGATCCCTGATCCAAAGTAAAACCCCGAACCCAGCTACTCGGGTCCGGACCATCGAAACCTTCTAAAAGGTCCGGGACCGACCCATTAGAACTCCCAATCAACTTTCGAATTcgaacgtctcccttatcttagccagagAAGATAAGATACGATAGCTACCTtcgcctataaatagaggacccaggtccttccaaatattcattcattcctcacaccttttacctctcagatccattctgacttgagcgtcagagtgtctttgcaggtacctccccccatcgCTCCAATCAAGTAATCCGGCTTCCGCCTCGACCCGCTAGTTTCCGATCCATCCCTCAACCCGTACCGGAGGCATCCAGTACATtagcgccgtctgtggggaactTACGCCGGTTTAGTCGGAATGGCGGACGAACCCGAAGAGCATTCCATAAGTCGCCAAGATAACTCCCGAACACGAAACCCTACTCCTGAAAACCAAGAAGCCATACTTCAAGGAAGGATAGCAAACACCGTCCATAACAAAGAAAACAACCCCGCCAAGACTCGgaatcccgggaatccggaagaCAAGTCAGCGCAAATAATCCGAGAACTCTGCCACAGAGTACAGGAACTTGAAGGTCGGGTTGCCAACAAAGAAAGGCACAACGCCGAACACGGAAGTCACGCAACCTCCAGATCCAGGTCCCGCCACGGCAGATCGCCAGAACGGCGACACGCCAAAAGGCATGATAGAAGCACCTCACGTAACAGATCTCCAGAACGAAGACACAGCAAAAGATACGACCGCAGCATATCTCGCGATCCCGCCCACACGGACGATGACCGACGATACGGAGAAACCAAACGCACAAGAAACGACCATGTGATAATGGGAGCCACCCCCTTCACAGAAAGAATTTTGAAAGCAAAGCTCCCCAAAGGATTTGATAAACCCACGGACATGAAATACGACGGAACCAAAGACCTCCAGGAACACTTAACAGCATTCGAAGCCAGAATGAACCTAGAAGGCACCACCGACGCCGTCCGATGCAGAGCCTTCCTGATGACCTTGTCCGGACCAGCGATCAAATGGTTCAATGCCCTCCCCAACGAATCCATAATCGGCATTCGCGACATATCACGAAGGTTCATGGCCCAATTCACCACCAGAATTACCAAggccaaacaccccatcagccTATTAGGGGTCACACAAAGGCACGACGAATCCACAAGGAAGTATCTCGACCGattcaacgacgaatgcctaaCAATCGACGGGCTCACAGACTCGGTCGCAAGACTCTGCCTTACGAACGGACTCATGAATGAAGACTTCCGCAAACACCTTACCACCAAACCAGTATGGTCCATGCACGAGATCCAAAACATTGCCAAAGATTATATAAACAATGAAGAGGTCAGCCAGGTCGTCGCCGCCAACAAACGGCAACACAACAACGCCCAACACGGCAACCCGACTCCTCGGCACAACCCACCCAGAGAAGGCCTAAGGGAACACCCTAAACCAACAAACACAAACCGACCACTCAGGATCGGCAAATTCTCTAATTACACACCCCTAATGGCCCCAAttaccgagatataccaccaGATAGCAGATCGAGGCATCATCCCAAAAGCCCGGCAACTCAAAGAAAGAACAGGCAGCAACAAAGCCCTCTACTGCGACTACCACCGAGGTTACGGGCACAGGACACAAGACTGTTTCGACCTCAAAGACGCCCTCGAACAAGCCATAAGAGACGGAAAGCTCCCAGAGTTCGCCAAAATCATCAAAGAACCAAGACGCACAGAAAGGGACAGGTCAGTTGAAAGAGAAGGACGCAACCCGAGAACACAAAAATAACCTCCCAAGGAAAGTCTAGAAGACGACCCAACCATAATAGTAAACGTTATCACAGGCAAAGACATACCAGGCAAATCAAAATCGACGCTAAAAAAGGACCTCAAGGTCTTGGCCGTCAGAAATCAAGCCCCATCTACCACTCCCGACAAAACGATAAAATTTCTACCCAAGGACTGCCAACACGGCACCTCTGCCGAAGATGCACCTTTCGTCATCTCGGCAAGAATCGGAACGGGACTAGTTTGAAGGATACTGGTGGACACCGGTGCAGACTTCAACATCCTCTTCCGaggagccttcgacaagctcgggctCCACAACGAAAATCTCCAAACACATTGCAATGGCGTTACAGGACTTGCGGACAATTTCCTCAAACCGGACAGCTCCATCACCCTACCCCTCACCATAGGGACAGGCAACCAAAGGAAGACAATTCTGTCCGAATTTGTGGTCCTAAAAGATTCCACCGCCTACAACGTCATCCTCGGAAGGAAAATGATCAATGACTTCTCCGCCATCATTTTTACCAAATATCTCCTTATGAAATTCATAGCGGACGACGGCTCCATAGCCACTATTCACGGAGACCGCGAGGTCGTAGCAGAATGTGACAACACCAGTCTAGCTTTACGAAAGAAGTCTCGCAACGCGGCTGGGATATTCCTAGCCGACTTGGACGCCCGACAAGATGGCCAACCCAGACCAGAACCAGAAGGCGACATGGAAAAACTACAAATAGGACGAACCAAAGACGAATACACTTTCATCAACAGGAACCTCCCATACGACCTTAAAGAAAACCTTTCtcaatttttgaaacaaaatagagACCTATTCGCTTTCACACCAgccgacatgcccgggatagacCCCGACCTAATGTCCCACCGACTAGCCGTAGATCCCAAAGCCAAACCCGTGGCACAAAGAAGACGAAAAATGTCCCAGGACCGGGCAGCCGAGGTCAGGAGACAAGTAAAGGCCCTACTCGAGGCAAACTTCATCAGAGAACTACCATACACGATGTGGTTGGCAAATGTCGTATTAGTAAAGAAGTCCAACGGGAAATGGCAAATGTGCGTCGATTATACAGACCTtaacaaagcttgtccaaaagacgCCTTCCCCCTACCCAACATCGATGGATTGGTAGACGCCGCATCCGGCCATCGATACCccagcttcatggatgcatactccggCTATAATCAAATACCGATGCACCGATCCGACGAGAAAAAAACAGCGTTTATCACCCCCGACGGAACATACTGCTACACGGTCATGCCTTTCGGCCTAAAGAACGCCAGAGCAACCTACCAAAGGCTCGTCAATAAGATATTTCAAAATCTGTCCGGAACCAAATTAGAAGTCTACATATATGACATGCTCGCCAAAACCGAATCCGGTGAACAACTCATCAGTGACCTCAGGCTCATAATGAACACCCTACGAAAGCATCGAATGCGACTCAACCCGACAAAATGCGTCTTCGGAATGGAGGCAGGAaaattcctcggcttcatgaTCACGCAACGCGGAGACGAAGCTAACCCAGAGAAATGTCGTGCCATCCTCGACATGACAAGCCCAAAAAACCTCAACGACATCCAAAAGCTCGCCGGCCGGCTCACAGCGTTATC includes:
- the LOC112710959 gene encoding uncharacterized protein isoform X1, whose product is MADEPEEHSISRQDNSRTRNPTPENQEAILQGRIANTVHNKENNPAKTRNPGNPEDKSAQIIRELCHRVQELEGRVANKERHNAEHGSHATSRSRSRHGRSPERRHAKRHDRSTSRNRSPERRHSKRYDRSISRDPAHTDDDRRYGETKRTRNDHVIMGATPFTERILKAKLPKGFDKPTDMKYDGTKDLQEHLTAFEARMNLEGTTDAVRCRAFLMTLSGPAIKWFNALPNESIIGIRDISRRFMAQFTTRITKAKHPISLLGVTQRHDESTRKYLDRFNDECLTIDGLTDSVARLCLTNGLMNEDFRKHLTTKPVWSMHEIQNIAKDYINNEEVSQVVAANKRQHNNAQHGNPTPRHNPPREGLREHPKPTNTNRPLRIGKFSNYTPLMAPITEIYHQIADRGIIPKARQLKERTGSNKALYCDYHRGYGHRTQDCFDLKDALEQAIRDGKLPEFAKIIKEPRRTERDRSVEREGRNPRTQK